In Dysgonomonadaceae bacterium zrk40, one genomic interval encodes:
- a CDS encoding metallophosphoesterase, translating into MKKTTLTLLLLLTILVTASAQKQLVIIHTNDTHSRIEPLPAGDRHAPDKGGVERRINYIEQMRAEHENLLLFDAGDFLQGTPYFNLFKGEAEVKAMNLMGYDAVTLGNHEFDYGLEVLEEVVKAAHFPIVSSNYDFSKTPLAGKIKPYLILKRGGVKIGVMGINIQPKGLVSSANYEGMEYLDPVTTSNMLAYRLRTQYGCDLVVALSHLGYQHDTRLAEASRNIDIIIGGHSHTYMEEPDVRKNMDNREVLIYQTAGRGVYVGRINVTMEKIKK; encoded by the coding sequence CGTCACGGCCTCTGCCCAGAAACAGCTAGTGATCATACATACCAACGACACCCACAGCCGCATCGAACCGCTGCCCGCGGGTGACCGCCATGCTCCCGACAAGGGAGGTGTGGAGCGGCGCATCAACTACATTGAACAAATGCGCGCTGAGCATGAAAACCTGTTACTCTTCGATGCAGGTGATTTCCTGCAAGGCACTCCATACTTCAACCTATTCAAGGGAGAGGCAGAAGTGAAGGCGATGAACCTGATGGGATACGATGCTGTGACCCTTGGCAACCATGAGTTCGACTATGGACTGGAGGTGTTGGAGGAGGTGGTGAAAGCTGCCCACTTCCCCATCGTTTCGAGCAATTACGATTTCAGCAAGACACCCCTCGCAGGAAAGATCAAGCCCTACCTCATCCTGAAAAGAGGAGGCGTGAAAATCGGAGTGATGGGAATCAACATCCAGCCTAAGGGGCTTGTCTCCTCGGCCAACTACGAGGGCATGGAGTATCTCGACCCGGTGACCACCTCCAACATGCTCGCCTACCGGTTGCGCACACAATACGGGTGCGACTTGGTGGTGGCTCTCTCTCACCTTGGATACCAACACGACACGAGGCTGGCAGAGGCTTCCCGAAACATCGACATCATCATCGGCGGGCACAGTCACACCTACATGGAAGAACCCGATGTCCGTAAGAACATGGACAACCGTGAGGTGCTAATCTACCAGACTGCCGGCAGAGGAGTCTATGTGGGACGAATCAACGTGACGATGGAGAAAATAAAGAAATAA